In Oleiharenicola lentus, the following are encoded in one genomic region:
- a CDS encoding aldehyde dehydrogenase family protein has product MATLSLPKKRPASRSAGRPLPELIFGDLWEYDPAPETADPKLKPRYDLFIGGKFVAPASGKYFDSINPANETKLAEIAQANAADVDAAYAAAQKAFTTTWGKLPGRERAKYIYRLARLLQDRAREFAVAETMDGGKPIKESRDFDVPMAAAHFFYHAGWADKLDYVAPGRKVAPLGVVGQVIPWNFPLLMMAWKLAPALAMGNTIVIKPAETTSVTALKFAEIIQDAGLPPGTVNIVTGFGDTGAAVMNHPAAVKVAFTGSTEVGKIIMRSLAGTDKKMTMELGGKAANIVFDDAPLDQAVEGIVNGIFFNQGHVCCAGSRLLVHEPVAAAVLAKLKTRIRTLRVGDPLDKNTDIGAINSREQLTRIEKLVAAGVKEGADMFQPACKLPTKGYYFRPTVFSGVSMSHRIAREEIFGPVLSVLTFRTLDEAVEKANNTAYGLSAGVWTDKGSRILKMSTELKAGVVWANTYNKFDPTSPFGGYKESGFGREGGRQGLLDYCKLV; this is encoded by the coding sequence ATGGCCACTTTGTCCCTCCCCAAGAAACGCCCCGCCTCCCGCTCCGCCGGTCGCCCGCTGCCCGAACTCATCTTTGGCGACCTTTGGGAATACGATCCCGCGCCCGAGACCGCCGACCCGAAGCTCAAGCCGCGCTACGACCTGTTCATTGGCGGCAAGTTCGTCGCGCCCGCTTCGGGCAAATACTTCGACTCCATCAACCCGGCCAACGAGACCAAGCTCGCCGAGATCGCGCAGGCCAACGCCGCCGATGTGGATGCCGCCTACGCCGCGGCGCAGAAGGCCTTCACCACGACCTGGGGCAAGCTGCCCGGCCGCGAGCGTGCCAAATACATCTACCGTCTCGCCCGCCTGCTCCAGGATCGCGCGCGCGAGTTCGCCGTCGCCGAAACGATGGACGGCGGCAAGCCGATCAAGGAGTCGCGCGACTTCGACGTGCCGATGGCCGCCGCGCATTTCTTCTACCACGCCGGCTGGGCCGACAAGCTCGACTACGTCGCGCCCGGCCGGAAAGTCGCGCCGCTCGGCGTCGTCGGCCAGGTCATCCCGTGGAACTTCCCGCTGCTGATGATGGCGTGGAAACTCGCGCCCGCGCTGGCGATGGGCAACACGATCGTCATCAAGCCGGCCGAAACGACCAGTGTCACGGCGCTCAAGTTTGCCGAGATCATCCAGGACGCCGGCCTGCCGCCCGGCACGGTCAACATCGTCACCGGCTTCGGCGACACCGGTGCCGCGGTCATGAACCATCCGGCGGCGGTGAAGGTCGCGTTCACCGGTTCGACCGAGGTCGGCAAGATCATCATGCGTTCGCTCGCCGGCACGGACAAGAAGATGACCATGGAGCTCGGCGGCAAGGCGGCGAACATCGTGTTCGACGACGCGCCGCTCGACCAGGCCGTCGAGGGCATCGTCAACGGCATCTTCTTCAACCAGGGCCACGTCTGCTGCGCCGGCTCTCGCCTGCTCGTGCACGAGCCCGTGGCCGCCGCCGTGCTCGCGAAGCTCAAGACCCGCATTCGCACGCTGCGCGTCGGTGACCCGCTCGACAAGAACACCGACATCGGTGCCATCAACTCGCGGGAACAGCTCACCCGCATCGAGAAGCTCGTCGCCGCCGGCGTGAAAGAGGGGGCGGATATGTTCCAGCCCGCCTGCAAGCTGCCGACGAAAGGTTACTACTTCCGGCCGACGGTGTTCTCCGGCGTCAGCATGAGCCATCGCATCGCGCGGGAGGAGATTTTCGGACCCGTGCTCAGCGTGCTCACGTTCCGCACGCTCGACGAGGCCGTGGAGAAGGCCAACAACACCGCCTACGGCCTGAGCGCCGGCGTGTGGACCGACAAAGGCTCGCGCATCCTCAAGATGAGCACGGAACTCAAGGCCGGCGTCGTCTGGGCCAACACCTACAACAAGTTCGACCCCACGTCGCCCTTCGGCGGCTACAAGGAGTCCGGCTTCGGCCGCGAGGGCGGCCGCCAAGGCCTGCTCGACTACTGCAAGCTGGTCTGA
- a CDS encoding aldehyde dehydrogenase family protein: MATRLPITKTPKVYVGGAFIRSESARTFPLKDATGAFFANIPQCTRKDLRNAVEAAAKAGPGWAKRTPYNRGQIIYRLAEMIEARKADMADALMLGGATKAAAAKEITATIDRLIYYAGWADKYEQVLGNVNPVASPHFNFTVTEPMGIIGVLAPDEAPLLALVSLIAPVITSGNTVVALASSTQPYPAIVLGEMLATSDLPGGVVNLLTGFRKEIVPTMATHTHLRAIVGVASADERKTLKLGAAESVKRVKLHKAEEPVDWFSEKTQGLYDLRDTLEFKTTWHPVGA, translated from the coding sequence ATGGCTACCCGACTCCCCATCACCAAAACACCCAAGGTCTATGTCGGCGGCGCCTTCATCCGCTCCGAGAGCGCGCGCACCTTCCCGCTCAAGGACGCCACGGGCGCCTTCTTCGCCAACATCCCGCAGTGCACCCGCAAGGACCTGCGCAACGCCGTCGAGGCCGCCGCCAAGGCCGGCCCCGGTTGGGCGAAGCGCACGCCCTACAACCGCGGCCAGATCATCTACCGCCTCGCCGAGATGATCGAAGCGCGCAAGGCCGACATGGCCGACGCCCTGATGCTGGGCGGCGCGACCAAGGCTGCGGCCGCGAAGGAAATCACCGCCACCATCGACCGCCTCATCTACTACGCCGGCTGGGCCGACAAATACGAACAGGTGCTGGGCAACGTGAATCCCGTGGCCTCGCCGCACTTCAATTTCACCGTCACCGAGCCGATGGGCATCATCGGCGTGCTCGCCCCCGACGAGGCGCCGTTGCTGGCCCTGGTCTCGCTCATCGCGCCGGTCATCACCAGCGGCAACACGGTCGTGGCGCTCGCCTCGTCCACGCAGCCGTATCCGGCCATCGTGCTCGGCGAGATGCTCGCCACGAGCGACCTGCCCGGCGGCGTGGTCAACCTGCTCACCGGCTTCCGCAAGGAGATCGTGCCCACGATGGCCACTCACACGCACCTGCGCGCCATCGTCGGCGTGGCCAGCGCCGACGAACGCAAGACCCTCAAGCTCGGCGCCGCCGAAAGCGTGAAGCGCGTGAAACTGCACAAGGCTGAGGAGCCCGTGGACTGGTTCTCCGAGAAAACCCAGGGCCTCTACGACCTCCGCGACACCCTCGAATTCAAAACCACCTGGCACCCGGTGGGGGCGTGA
- a CDS encoding FKBP-type peptidyl-prolyl cis-trans isomerase yields the protein MITPSLRPFLLIVSGLLAFAVAPLHAQRERLPPEDLAIVEKRWPEAKKTYTGLRYIVLKAGEADGAMPKSGDMVSVVYKGMLLDGKIFDQNTAETPLKVRVDRGDLIDGWDEALQKMRKGEKWLLIVPPELGYGARGKPPTIGRYATLVFEMELLDFGKQLK from the coding sequence GTGATCACCCCCTCCCTTCGTCCCTTCCTCCTTATCGTCTCCGGCCTGCTGGCCTTCGCCGTCGCTCCGCTGCATGCCCAGCGCGAGAGGCTGCCGCCCGAGGACCTTGCGATTGTCGAGAAACGCTGGCCCGAGGCGAAGAAGACCTACACCGGTCTCCGTTACATCGTGCTCAAGGCCGGCGAGGCCGACGGGGCGATGCCGAAGTCCGGCGACATGGTCAGCGTCGTTTACAAGGGCATGCTGCTCGACGGAAAAATCTTCGACCAGAACACGGCCGAAACCCCGCTCAAGGTCCGCGTGGACCGGGGCGATCTGATCGACGGGTGGGATGAGGCGCTCCAAAAAATGCGCAAAGGCGAGAAGTGGCTGCTCATCGTGCCGCCGGAGCTCGGCTACGGAGCGCGGGGCAAGCCGCCGACGATCGGCCGCTACGCCACGCTGGTGTTCGAGATGGAGCTGCTCGACTTCGGCAAGCAGCTGAAGTGA
- a CDS encoding histidine kinase: MSRAIALWIILIQACVWVPAGRAQSPDRDIRLKHGDDPRWAAPDWDDSDWTPIKYTEYPARAGIYWVRIRLVRPDHSTAPEWVDRYEYLWPSGTKQAPIDGLFFSTVYSFELFLDGQRIATDGVVGHDRASEVPGKLDHLVRLPEGAARRPVHVLALRMSTYHYNFPATQMSIGFQPVNFAQRLREEALQPVFPLIGAVGSLLMTATSLVLFWFIERRRALWLVSVVSLVLAVFYGLIAVRWVLPYTYDWHYPRLLAITWVLTCASVLLIWLLLEQFAVPRKLLWLALSAPLLVLAWQASPIYELKVLWICRAMLVVLLAVTGWACWQHRPGAWLALAGVAVGLLVVQTDRRVFLDPTFFLMIEGIVLLVFAALGAQVQAERTRAREAQLTTARLETELLKKNLQPHFLLNTLTAVAEVIEQDPQGAVGFIEDLGAEFRLLAQMSGERLVPLERELELCRLHLKVIGRRTGREIGLVTEDVNGSLPVPPALFLTLIENGLVHQRWAAGSAFRLRSRPEEKGVSHVFFSPGTARDENTRRGGGTGLRYVKARLEESFPGRWTFTHGAVAGGWETIISWQTDPVSGGVP, translated from the coding sequence ATGAGCCGCGCCATCGCCCTCTGGATCATCCTGATTCAGGCATGCGTGTGGGTGCCAGCGGGGCGGGCGCAATCACCCGACCGGGACATTCGCCTCAAGCATGGAGACGATCCGCGGTGGGCCGCACCCGACTGGGATGACTCCGACTGGACGCCGATCAAATACACCGAGTATCCGGCCCGGGCGGGAATCTATTGGGTGAGAATACGGCTGGTGCGGCCGGATCATTCCACCGCTCCAGAATGGGTGGATCGTTACGAATACCTCTGGCCCTCGGGAACCAAGCAGGCCCCGATTGACGGCCTCTTCTTTTCCACGGTTTACAGCTTTGAGCTGTTTCTGGACGGCCAGCGCATAGCCACCGACGGGGTGGTGGGCCATGACCGGGCGAGTGAGGTGCCAGGCAAGCTGGACCATCTGGTCCGGCTGCCCGAGGGGGCGGCCCGGCGTCCGGTGCATGTGCTGGCCCTGCGGATGTCCACGTATCATTACAATTTCCCCGCCACGCAGATGAGCATCGGGTTCCAGCCGGTAAATTTCGCTCAACGCTTGCGCGAGGAGGCGCTTCAGCCGGTCTTTCCGCTGATCGGTGCGGTCGGCTCGCTGCTGATGACGGCGACCAGTCTCGTGCTGTTCTGGTTTATCGAACGGCGCAGGGCGCTCTGGTTGGTGAGCGTGGTGAGCCTGGTGCTGGCGGTCTTTTACGGCCTGATCGCCGTGCGCTGGGTTCTGCCCTACACCTACGACTGGCATTATCCGCGTTTGCTGGCCATCACCTGGGTGCTGACCTGCGCCAGCGTGTTGCTGATCTGGCTGCTCCTCGAGCAGTTTGCCGTGCCGCGCAAGCTTCTCTGGCTGGCGCTGTCGGCACCGTTGCTTGTCCTGGCCTGGCAGGCCTCGCCCATCTACGAACTGAAGGTGCTCTGGATCTGCCGCGCCATGCTCGTGGTTTTGCTGGCGGTCACCGGCTGGGCCTGTTGGCAGCATCGACCCGGCGCCTGGCTGGCACTTGCGGGTGTGGCCGTTGGGTTGCTCGTGGTGCAGACCGACCGGCGGGTGTTCCTTGACCCGACCTTCTTCCTGATGATCGAAGGCATTGTGCTGCTCGTTTTCGCCGCGCTCGGCGCGCAGGTGCAGGCCGAGCGCACGCGGGCCCGCGAGGCCCAGCTCACGACGGCGCGCCTGGAGACCGAGCTGCTCAAGAAAAATCTCCAGCCGCATTTTTTGCTGAACACGCTCACCGCGGTTGCCGAGGTCATTGAGCAGGACCCGCAGGGCGCGGTGGGTTTCATCGAGGACCTGGGTGCGGAATTCCGTTTGCTGGCGCAAATGTCCGGCGAGCGGCTGGTCCCGCTTGAGCGGGAACTTGAACTCTGCCGCCTGCACTTGAAGGTGATAGGCCGACGAACCGGCCGCGAAATCGGGTTGGTGACGGAGGACGTGAACGGGAGTTTGCCCGTGCCCCCCGCCCTGTTCCTGACCTTGATTGAAAACGGCCTCGTGCATCAGAGATGGGCGGCAGGATCTGCTTTCCGGCTTCGCTCGCGGCCGGAAGAAAAAGGGGTGAGCCATGTGTTTTTCTCGCCGGGAACCGCACGGGACGAGAACACCCGGCGCGGGGGCGGCACGGGGTTGCGCTATGTGAAGGCCCGGCTGGAGGAGAGTTTTCCGGGTCGGTGGACCTTCACCCACGGGGCCGTGGCCGGCGGTTGGGAGACCATCATCAGCTGGCAGACGGACCCGGTTTCTGGAGGCGTGCCATGA
- a CDS encoding LytR/AlgR family response regulator transcription factor, whose protein sequence is MKLVLIEDEPLVAQRLERFCREVLGAGLERLHRASSFDEAAAWLAENTVDVVLLDLNLEGQDGMELLKRSVASSFHTVIVSANTDRALEAFQYGVLDFVPKPFTRERLAQALSRVRGPVTRAGQAARNLAVKKAGRIELVPVDDVLYVQGAGNYSELVLADGRRELHDKTLERLEALLPEDFERTHKSYLVRLSAIKALHASEGSHYELELKNGTCLPVGRTRYKELRERLL, encoded by the coding sequence ATGAAGCTCGTGCTGATCGAAGATGAACCGCTGGTCGCGCAACGCCTGGAGCGCTTTTGTCGGGAGGTGCTTGGTGCCGGGCTGGAGCGACTGCATCGCGCCTCGTCCTTCGATGAAGCTGCTGCCTGGCTGGCTGAAAACACGGTGGACGTGGTGCTGCTGGACCTGAACCTTGAGGGACAGGATGGCATGGAGCTGCTCAAGCGCAGCGTCGCGTCCTCGTTCCACACGGTGATCGTCTCAGCCAACACCGACCGGGCGCTGGAGGCGTTCCAGTATGGCGTGCTGGATTTCGTGCCCAAGCCTTTCACCCGGGAGCGACTGGCGCAGGCGCTGTCCCGTGTGCGCGGCCCGGTGACTCGGGCCGGCCAGGCGGCGCGCAACCTCGCGGTGAAGAAGGCCGGCCGCATCGAGCTCGTGCCGGTGGACGACGTGCTCTACGTGCAGGGAGCGGGCAACTACTCGGAGCTGGTCCTGGCCGACGGCCGGAGGGAATTGCACGACAAAACGCTGGAGAGGCTGGAGGCGCTGCTGCCGGAAGACTTCGAGCGCACCCACAAGAGCTATCTCGTGCGGCTCAGCGCGATCAAGGCGCTCCACGCCAGCGAAGGCAGCCACTACGAATTGGAACTGAAGAACGGCACCTGCCTCCCGGTGGGGCGCACGCGCTACAAGGAACTGCGCGAGCGGCTGCTCTGA
- a CDS encoding acyl-CoA thioesterase — MSDTPPAPQGELVIRTIAMPANTNSNGDMFGGWMVSQMDLGGAILARNVAKSRITTVAIDAMEFHQPVYVGDIVSCHASLLKVGRTSMRIAIEAWAQRHKGGEHVRVTQGTFTYVAIDDNGRPQPVKRSCAPSP, encoded by the coding sequence ATGTCCGACACCCCGCCCGCTCCCCAAGGCGAACTCGTGATCCGCACGATCGCGATGCCGGCCAACACCAACTCCAACGGCGACATGTTCGGCGGCTGGATGGTCTCCCAGATGGACCTCGGCGGCGCCATCCTCGCCCGCAACGTTGCCAAGAGCCGCATCACGACTGTCGCCATCGACGCGATGGAGTTCCACCAGCCCGTCTATGTCGGCGACATCGTGAGCTGCCACGCTTCGCTGCTGAAGGTCGGGCGCACCTCCATGCGCATCGCCATCGAGGCCTGGGCCCAGCGCCACAAAGGCGGCGAACACGTTCGCGTCACGCAGGGCACCTTCACCTATGTCGCCATCGACGACAACGGCCGGCCTCAGCCGGTGAAAAGGTCCTGCGCCCCTTCCCCATGA
- a CDS encoding nuclear transport factor 2 family protein — protein sequence MIRPTLPRCLAWLFVLTAALLARADDSAILAAVRAADDERVAAIKAADAARLDAIFSDDLLYTHSNGKLDRKAAYVGALVSGKTVYEIYDYQQRDFHVASPAIVLMTARMTIKAKSASGALASDLSVLAVWRNESGKWRFLAWQSAKLAPPAAK from the coding sequence ATGATCCGCCCCACCCTGCCCCGTTGCCTCGCCTGGCTGTTTGTCCTCACGGCCGCCCTCCTGGCGCGTGCCGACGACAGCGCCATCCTCGCCGCCGTGCGCGCGGCGGACGACGAACGCGTCGCCGCCATCAAGGCCGCCGACGCCGCCCGCCTCGACGCGATATTCTCCGACGATCTCCTCTACACCCACTCCAACGGCAAACTCGACCGCAAGGCCGCCTACGTCGGCGCGCTCGTGTCGGGCAAAACCGTCTACGAGATCTACGACTATCAGCAGCGCGACTTCCACGTCGCCTCCCCCGCCATCGTGCTCATGACCGCCAGGATGACCATCAAGGCGAAAAGCGCTTCCGGTGCCCTCGCCAGCGACCTGAGCGTGCTCGCCGTCTGGCGCAACGAGAGCGGGAAGTGGCGCTTCCTCGCCTGGCAGTCCGCCAAGCTGGCGCCGCCTGCGGCGAAGTGA
- a CDS encoding GDSL-type esterase/lipase family protein gives MPLKKSRLAPLFLLGLLATLATAQTATPAAPAAPAAPSTPTASAPPPVPEVVDASAAIPKVGNARFFEMHEQFLARSKEGPIGLLFLGDSITQGWRGVPHIWEHYYGKHQPANFGIGGDQTQHVIWRIENGELDGITPKVVVLMLGTNNAGQHTGDQIAAADTKIVELIRAKIPGVKVLLLAIFPRDARRTPTGLITEAAVSDAGKRMAAIERANALLAKLDDGVNVRFLNIGAQFLGKDGRIPWTIMPDQLHLSPAGYQLWADAMQPLLAEMLK, from the coding sequence ATGCCCCTGAAAAAATCCCGTCTCGCCCCCCTGTTCCTCCTCGGTCTGCTCGCCACCCTGGCGACGGCACAGACCGCAACGCCCGCCGCCCCGGCTGCCCCCGCCGCCCCCAGCACCCCGACCGCTTCCGCTCCGCCGCCTGTGCCGGAAGTGGTGGACGCCTCCGCGGCGATCCCGAAGGTCGGCAACGCGCGTTTCTTTGAAATGCACGAACAGTTTCTCGCCCGTAGCAAAGAAGGCCCCATCGGGCTGCTCTTCCTGGGCGACTCCATCACGCAGGGCTGGCGCGGCGTGCCGCATATCTGGGAACATTACTACGGCAAACACCAGCCGGCCAACTTCGGCATCGGCGGTGACCAGACCCAGCACGTCATCTGGCGGATCGAGAACGGCGAACTCGACGGCATCACCCCGAAGGTCGTGGTGCTGATGCTCGGCACCAACAACGCCGGCCAGCACACTGGCGACCAGATCGCGGCCGCTGACACCAAGATCGTCGAGCTGATCCGCGCGAAGATCCCCGGCGTCAAGGTGCTGCTCCTCGCGATTTTTCCCCGAGATGCGCGACGGACCCCCACCGGCCTCATCACCGAGGCGGCCGTCAGCGACGCCGGCAAACGCATGGCCGCCATCGAACGGGCCAACGCGCTGCTGGCCAAACTCGATGACGGCGTGAACGTGCGCTTCCTCAACATCGGCGCCCAGTTCCTGGGCAAGGACGGCCGCATCCCCTGGACCATCATGCCCGACCAGCTGCATCTGAGCCCGGCCGGCTATCAACTCTGGGCCGACGCGATGCAGCCACTGTTGGCCGAGATGCTGAAGTGA
- the deoC gene encoding deoxyribose-phosphate aldolase, whose translation MSVTSHAVFRRLFNEIGTVDQVGIEERVAKYTTRSIKKAAKVQGLKLAASMVDLTTLEGKDTPGKVASLCQKALAPHDGLDCPQVAAVCVYPSMVKHARRALGEDTAVRIASVATAFPSGQAPLRTRLAEVKAAVADGADEIDMVINRGAFLAGEFQEMQDEIAAVGQACGDATLKVILEVSELETYDNIRAASFLAMRVIRPNDFIKTSTGKTSFNATLGNNQVMIEAIRDFYLETGTPIAMKPAGGIRTAKQALQFLIAVKETLGDAWLNNTRYRFGASSLLNDLLRQLEKEKTGAYQAPYYFSEAAESY comes from the coding sequence ATGTCCGTCACTTCCCACGCCGTGTTCCGGCGTCTGTTCAACGAAATCGGCACGGTCGATCAGGTCGGCATCGAGGAACGCGTGGCCAAATACACCACGCGCAGCATCAAGAAGGCCGCCAAGGTGCAGGGCCTCAAGCTGGCGGCCTCGATGGTCGATCTCACCACGCTCGAGGGCAAGGACACCCCCGGCAAGGTCGCCTCGCTCTGCCAGAAGGCGCTCGCGCCGCACGACGGGCTCGATTGCCCGCAGGTCGCCGCCGTCTGTGTCTATCCCTCGATGGTGAAGCACGCGCGCCGCGCGCTGGGCGAGGACACGGCCGTCCGCATCGCGTCGGTCGCGACCGCCTTTCCGTCCGGCCAGGCCCCGCTGCGCACCCGGCTCGCCGAGGTAAAGGCTGCGGTGGCCGATGGCGCTGACGAGATCGACATGGTCATCAATCGCGGAGCCTTCCTCGCGGGCGAGTTTCAGGAAATGCAGGACGAGATCGCCGCCGTCGGGCAGGCCTGCGGTGACGCCACGCTCAAGGTCATCCTCGAAGTGAGCGAGTTGGAGACCTACGACAACATCCGCGCCGCCTCCTTCCTTGCGATGCGCGTGATCCGTCCGAACGACTTTATCAAGACCAGCACCGGCAAGACCTCGTTCAACGCCACGCTCGGCAACAACCAGGTGATGATCGAGGCCATCCGCGACTTCTACCTCGAGACCGGCACACCCATCGCGATGAAACCCGCCGGCGGCATCCGCACCGCGAAGCAGGCGCTGCAGTTCCTCATCGCCGTCAAGGAGACGCTCGGCGACGCGTGGCTCAACAACACCCGCTACCGCTTCGGCGCCTCCTCGCTGCTGAACGACCTCCTCCGCCAGCTTGAGAAGGAAAAGACCGGCGCCTACCAGGCCCCGTATTACTTCAGCGAAGCCGCGGAATCCTATTAA
- a CDS encoding POT family MFS transporter, which translates to MDDKKLITAPLKTDKMPPGIPYIVGNEAAERFSFYGMRAILVVFMTQYLMNSSGQLDVMSEREAAENYHLFLSLNYFLPVFGAILADAFWGKYRTIFWLSLVYCGGHLALAIDDTRLGLGIGLTLIAIGSGGIKPCVSANVGDQFGASNQHQLSKAFSWFYFAINAGSMISIPLTPVLLKYAGPGWAFGVPGILMGIAAVIFWMGRYKFVHIPPPGRSFFRDNFNREGLTIIGRIAVIYVFVAIFWSLWDQSGGEWVLQAEKMDRQVSLFGWNFEILSSQIQTLNSVFILVGIVFCPYVLYPFINRFYRLNELRKMGIGLVVTAASFLISAWIESRITAGLKPSIAWQVPAYALLSLGEVMVSVTSLEFAYTQAPKRMKSIIMVLYLWAISAGNLITALVHKFIANEDGSSKLPGATFYVFFSALCFVTAIVYAFVAKFYKEKTFLQDEAPANP; encoded by the coding sequence ATGGACGACAAGAAACTCATCACCGCGCCGCTCAAGACGGACAAGATGCCCCCGGGCATTCCCTACATCGTGGGCAACGAGGCGGCGGAGCGCTTCAGCTTCTACGGCATGCGCGCGATCCTCGTCGTGTTCATGACGCAGTATCTCATGAACTCCTCCGGCCAGCTCGACGTGATGTCGGAGCGTGAGGCGGCGGAGAACTATCACCTGTTTCTCTCGTTGAATTACTTCCTTCCCGTGTTCGGCGCGATCCTCGCCGACGCCTTCTGGGGCAAATACCGCACGATCTTCTGGCTCTCGCTCGTGTATTGCGGCGGACATCTTGCGTTGGCCATCGACGATACGCGCCTCGGTCTGGGCATCGGCCTGACCCTCATCGCCATCGGTTCGGGCGGCATCAAGCCCTGCGTCTCGGCCAATGTCGGCGACCAGTTTGGTGCGAGCAACCAGCACCAGCTTTCGAAGGCCTTCAGCTGGTTCTATTTTGCGATCAACGCCGGCTCGATGATCTCGATTCCGCTCACACCGGTCCTGCTCAAATACGCCGGTCCGGGCTGGGCCTTCGGCGTGCCCGGCATCCTGATGGGCATCGCCGCGGTCATCTTCTGGATGGGACGCTACAAGTTCGTGCACATCCCGCCGCCGGGGCGCTCGTTCTTCCGCGACAACTTCAACCGCGAGGGCCTCACGATCATCGGCCGCATCGCCGTCATCTACGTGTTCGTGGCGATCTTCTGGTCGTTGTGGGATCAGAGCGGCGGCGAGTGGGTGCTGCAGGCGGAGAAGATGGACCGGCAGGTTTCGCTCTTCGGCTGGAACTTTGAGATCCTCTCCTCGCAGATCCAGACGCTCAACAGCGTCTTCATCCTCGTGGGCATCGTGTTCTGTCCCTACGTGCTGTATCCGTTCATCAACCGGTTCTACCGGCTGAACGAATTGCGCAAGATGGGCATCGGCCTGGTCGTGACCGCCGCATCGTTCCTGATCAGCGCCTGGATCGAATCGCGCATCACCGCCGGGTTGAAACCCAGCATCGCCTGGCAGGTGCCGGCCTATGCCCTGCTTTCGCTCGGCGAAGTCATGGTGTCGGTCACCTCGCTCGAGTTCGCGTACACCCAGGCGCCGAAGCGCATGAAGTCCATCATCATGGTGCTCTACCTGTGGGCGATCTCCGCGGGCAACCTGATCACCGCGCTCGTGCACAAGTTCATCGCCAACGAGGACGGCAGCTCGAAACTCCCGGGCGCGACCTTCTACGTGTTCTTCTCGGCGCTGTGCTTTGTCACCGCGATCGTTTACGCCTTCGTGGCCAAGTTCTATAAGGAGAAAACTTTCCTGCAGGACGAAGCTCCCGCCAACCCCTGA
- the rarD gene encoding EamA family transporter RarD, translating to MSASTPPSPASARGGLAAAGAFLIWGTVPVYWKQMTAVSPVELIAHRIVWSLVFLLGVLAWQRSFSSLRPGLNGVRAVGLNFLASVMLTLNWGVYVWAVNAGQVIESSLGYFLVPLCNVAVGSLVFHERLRPLQWTAISLAVAGVLLLLVRVGHFPWVALTIAFTWTTYGLLKKKSPLGPIAGLTVETLLLFPVAAGLLLWWHHTGAGALGRVDLRTQAFVLSAGVVTAVPLLLFAHGAQRIRLTTLGLLQYLAPTVQFLLGVFLYHEPFDGPRLQAFAVIWAGLFLYSADGFWSQRRRLFA from the coding sequence TTGTCCGCGTCCACACCTCCTTCTCCCGCTTCCGCCCGCGGGGGCCTCGCCGCCGCCGGGGCCTTCCTGATTTGGGGGACCGTGCCCGTCTATTGGAAGCAGATGACGGCGGTCTCACCGGTCGAACTCATCGCCCACCGCATCGTGTGGTCGCTGGTCTTTCTCCTCGGGGTGCTCGCGTGGCAGCGGAGTTTTTCCTCGCTGCGGCCCGGCCTGAACGGGGTGCGGGCGGTCGGGCTGAACTTCCTCGCCAGCGTGATGCTGACGCTCAACTGGGGCGTTTATGTGTGGGCGGTGAATGCCGGACAGGTGATCGAGTCCAGTCTCGGTTATTTCCTCGTGCCCCTGTGCAATGTGGCGGTCGGCTCGCTGGTTTTCCATGAGCGGCTGCGGCCGTTGCAATGGACCGCCATCAGTCTCGCCGTCGCCGGGGTGCTGCTGCTGCTCGTGCGCGTGGGGCACTTTCCCTGGGTGGCGCTGACCATCGCCTTCACCTGGACCACCTACGGCCTGCTGAAGAAAAAGTCTCCACTCGGGCCGATTGCCGGACTGACCGTGGAGACGCTTTTGCTCTTTCCCGTCGCCGCCGGCCTGCTGCTGTGGTGGCACCACACCGGCGCGGGCGCGCTCGGCCGGGTCGATCTCCGCACGCAGGCCTTCGTGCTGAGCGCGGGCGTGGTCACGGCGGTGCCGCTCCTGCTCTTCGCGCACGGCGCCCAGCGTATCCGCCTCACGACCTTGGGACTGCTGCAATACCTCGCGCCCACCGTGCAGTTTCTGCTCGGTGTTTTCCTCTATCACGAACCGTTTGATGGCCCACGGCTCCAGGCCTTCGCCGTGATCTGGGCGGGGCTCTTTCTCTACAGTGCGGACGGTTTCTGGTCGCAACGCCGGCGGCTCTTCGCCTAG